The Lathyrus oleraceus cultivar Zhongwan6 chromosome 5, CAAS_Psat_ZW6_1.0, whole genome shotgun sequence genome includes the window atgtcactcggattacacaagtatacaagcataagagtgtgatagaaaaagagataagaggtccaaggagtgagatacaacatttgtttaagcttattgaggatgcaggatatgtgtattggagtagaaaacaggatgactcggaagtggtgaaagagatattttgggcacatcctgattcagttaagttgttgaatatatttccgattgtgttagttatggatagcacctacaagacaaacaaatatagacaacctttgtttgaaattgttggcatgacatcgactgagttgacttttgctgttggatttgcgtatatggagtctgagcaaacagagaatttttgctgggtactggagaaattaaaagagttgtttgtgaagaaagacatgtgtccacaagtgattttgacagatagagatcttgctttgatgaaagcaattgaagttgtgtttcccaactcgattaatttgctatgtagatttcacattaacaaaaacgttggtgccaaatgcaaacaacatgtggtgaatgacctgcaaaagacgatagacacattatggatggaagttgtctgggctagtgatgaggttgagtatggtcagcggttgcatcaacttgagcaagcatgtgttgattatagtggatttattaattatgtgaaagacacatggttgactccacataggcatagatttgttggagcatggattaatcgagtcctacatttgggtaacacaacgactaatccgtacgtcttataattttgtatgtgttatttttatatctgatattatttttatgtgttattttgaatatctgatattttttatatctgatatttttagggttgaatctgctcattggaagttaaagcagatgttaggaaacagtataggtgacatggtcaaatgttgggaagccatgaataacaacatgaggttacaactgggaaacattagagcttcatttcaaaagagtttttacgaagttgagcacgcgcacgtaagtcccttttatggttatttacgtggttccgtatctcgagctgctttgagacgtattactgaagagttattgagagttgattatgttggaactaacaggcaaatatgtggttgtactcttagaacatcttatgggttaccttgtgcttgtgagttaggaagatacagagtaggtggtataccgatacccattgatgctgttcatgttcattggaggaaactaactatggaagttgagttagagataggtgaagatgatggatcagaggtggatatgacggctgcaatggatgagttgtggagacgatttaggtcattagatgttattgggaaaagggcattaaggagtagggtatgtgaactagcatacccaacaatgacaacattgtgtccaccacctgagaaaataaaaaccaaaggaggagtgaagaagaaagggaaaaaaccagcagattatgatgtttatagggacccttcgtatcatgagtatgttgataaggcatctcaatcttcacaaaggcaatctcaaccatcagagacttcgaagaagatcaaattatcaaagaagcaaccacaattcattgttcaatttcctaatcatattaggtcatacattgaagatgtagttaatgttgaatcagatggtaattgtggatttagagtcattgcatcattgcatggatatggtgaggatggttggtcaatggttcgcagagagttggggttggaattaatagacaaggataggtcaactttgtatgacaagttattttctaatcggttgtcagctatgagagaatctttgatgatagaatcgtttggttcacagccacctgaaaaatggatgagtctaccagatatgggttacttgatagcgaatcattataatgttgtacttgtctgtttaggcaatccgtgcatcactttctttccgatgacaagttcacattcaccaaatgtctctatttattgcattggttttgttaaccagaatcattgggttcaggtacgtatttatatgtctaaatattttaattatttcagttaatattttatgttatatgacttaatcttttaattattttactttattaggttaacatgaaagaggtgtttccattgccaccggtcacattagattggaagaaatttcgttctcatatagcaactacttggatgctaggatttgcaggacgtatgcaacattggcaattacttacacatgtattagcatgattatgtaatcaaaacataaatatgtaatcaaaacatgaaatctatattattatgtctattatattcaaagcttaatacatataatcaatgtgaacgagaaatatgcaaagcttcaaataaatcagaaaactgtggatcttcctcttcagcattaacctgtctcagatagcgacgaatcaatgtagatacacgagcccaatcAGGATCAGATGGCCCGGCGTCATATACAGGAACGGGTACCTCTCTAGGAGCgtcacgatggggagggaccaaccgtggatgggaaacacgataataccactccagataaccGTATACTACctcagatggagtggtggccacGGAAGATGAACCGATCACATCGACAACACTCTGATGGTAACtgatccaatcaacatcaatatccgtcgccatcatacaatccagaggtggggatggaacatactgcctatacccgaactgacgtaaacatctatcaggcaagtatggaacaactgtttcaccccacttcaaacagcccctgtaaagacatatctcatcaaatacacgccatgctctatgatcctcaaatggtcGCCAGATGACGTCGGtaggtgtcagctcgtccaaaataggtcgtaaatcatcgaccttcaggactccctgtctatacgaccatctcatcgctcgggGAAGACCATAGTTTCCAGCAGGAttccaattctcccctctttttccaacagttggaaaatactcgtgaatccaacactgttacaaaataaaaacataataaataaaacaaattaagttacaatattttataaaatgaatccaacacttaattaacaaaattaaattatatacctgtaggagagtaggatatccacctagctgtttgcaactgtacatggacgcatctccaagatatcggtagagggtaactagtgcagctgctccccaactatatcctgaacatccatccaagtccctaaacaggaggaggtatcgtgcctctacaagtgtaaaggtcttatcagcaaatatggtggaacccaccaacatcaatagatatgctctagtcgcatatgcccagctggAAGCAGCCCTATGATGTACGAATATATCatataaccactccaacttgtAATACGACCCCCTGGAGCTCCGAACATGTGACTGTGCCTGACCCTGTGACACTCCTAGGTAGTCAACAGCAAGTTCAACAGCTAGCTCTTCAGtcacatcctgaggactccaAAAGATACCCCTAATGGGCAAGTGAAGTAGACATGCGACATCAtctaaagtaatgctcatttcaccaaacggcatgtgaaatgaagatgtctctagatgccatctttccacaaatacagagacaagatttgtgtctatcttgttcagactcgttctctgcagtgaagctaaaccggatctagatacccaactctccatctgtggtggaagagccaatggaaccctagaattcaacttcagtccatgtccggcaaccttcaactctttctttggtcctctttcctaaaaacaattaaaacacatattagaaaacaaattataaaatattcaactattattcattttcaaatatagcccgtttacttacctcaccgaaccatatatgtcgagcaacatgatgctcgtacttcaccaaaagagacgtatcgtacggccctcctggatatccagtcggctcagctgcagctgcagatgaagatgcactccggtctaacgtgcggactggaatccggccatctgcacctcttcttcgaaccactgcaaaaataatgttaaaaaaaataattaaaattaaaaaaaaaaaaaaaacgtaCCGGAACACTTCCAAGAAGAGTTCCGGTTAGCAAAAAAACCAAAAAGCCTTCTGGAACACTTTCTTAAAGAGTTCCGGTATACATCAACCAAACCGGAAGTCTTGAAgaaagtgttccggtatacaagtatacaaaccggaagactctctaaaagacttccggttcagtGTCCATTAAGGACAACAAATCGGAACTCTTTAGAGAAGTGTTCCGGTGTACAAAtttccaaaccggaagacttactcttaagtgttccggtatacaGTGCAAAAACGCCAAAAATTTGTCTTCTCCGGAAGTCTTCaacgaaaatggtaaaaaaaatttTGAAATGGtaaatataccctatttatatgagggtattttggtcaaaaaaaaattaatgtaagggtatgggtacaattgtaggggtataGGGTAAAATTTTCGCCCAATGAATGGACGGGTCCAAATAAGAAAAGGGGGCAGATTGGGAAAAAAATTCAAACTGGGGTATTGTGGGAATATAATTTCAGCTTTGGGGCATTGTAAGAAAAATGTCGAATTATTGtttaaaaagtaacaataatgattagttttctttgtatgtgtaaaaagtcaaaaaatgacaTTTAAAAAGGAACAGAGAGAGTAGTTAACTTGGTAGTTTGTTTCTCTCTATAGATTCCGACACGGACACTAAGAAGCGATATGGATAGAGACACTCTGATACCAATATGTCAAAAATCTAGGACACCGACActgctatatatatatatcatagTATTTGAATTTCATTTATTCATTTAATATTAAAAGagttaaaaatattttaatcaaaattaatgtttttaatttttcaatAATAACATTGTTTCAATAATCGTGCGTGAGATTCGTCTAAAAAATATATAAAGTGTGTTGAAGAAAAGAAaaacataatttttttaaaagaaaatttgtttGAATTATGAAACACGCTT containing:
- the LOC127081808 gene encoding protein MAIN-LIKE 1; the protein is MSITLDDVACLLHLPIRGIFWSPQDVTEELAVELAVDYLGVSQGQAQSHVRSSRGSYYKLEWLYDIFVHHRAASSWAYATRAYLLMLVGSTIFADKTFTLVEARYLLLFRDLDGCSGYSWGAAALVTLYRYLGDASMYSCKQLGGYPTLLQCWIHEYFPTVGKRGENWNPAGNYGLPRAMRWSYRQGVLKVDDLRPILDELTPTDVIWRPFEDHRAWRVFDEICLYRGCLKWGETVVPYLPDRCLRQFGYRQYVPSPPLDCMMATDIDVDWISYHQSVVDVIGSSSVATTPSEVVYGYLEWYYRVSHPRLVPPHRDAPREVPVPVYDAGPSDPDWARVSTLIRRYLRQVNAEEEDPQFSDLFEALHISRSH